In a genomic window of Gossypium arboreum isolate Shixiya-1 chromosome 7, ASM2569848v2, whole genome shotgun sequence:
- the LOC108450453 gene encoding chaperone protein ClpC1, chloroplastic has protein sequence MAKVLAQSTIVPSLVTSRSHGRSTGKSKRSVKMMSSLRTPGLRINSFSGLRGSASLDNMVRVDQDFHSKVAISISSQRGRGSRCVPKAMFERFTEKAIKVIMLAQEEARRLGHNFVGTEQILLGLIGEGTGIAAKVLKSMGINLKDARVEVEKIIGRGSGFVAVEIPFTPRAKRVLELSLEEARQLGHNYIGSEHLLLGLLREGEGVAARVLENLGADPSNIRTQVIRMVGEGNEVSVVTGGSTGNTKMPTLEEYGTNLTKLAEEGKLDPVVGRQDQIERVVQILGRRTKNNPCLIGEPGVGKTAIAEGLAQRIATGDVPDTIEGKKVITLDMGLLVAGTKYRGEFEERLKKLMEEIKQSDEIILFIDEVHTLIGAGAAEGAIDAANILKPALARGELQCIGATTLDEYRKHIEKDPALERRFQPVKVPEPSVDETIQILKGLRERYEIHHKLRYTDEALISAAQLSYQYISDRFLPDKAIDLIDEAGSRVRLRHAQLPEEARELEKELRQITKSKNEAVRSQDFEKAGELRDREIELRAQITAIQEKDKEMNKAEAEAGDGGPVVTEVDIQHIVSSWTGIPVEKVSTDESDRLLKMEETLHKRVIGQDEAVKAISRAIRRARVGLKNPNRPIASFIFSGPTGVGKSELAKALAAYYFGSEEAMIRLDMSEFMERHTVSKLIGSPPGYVGYTEGGQLTEAVRRRPYTVVLFDEIEKAHPDVFNMMLQILEDGRLTDSKGRTVDFKNTLLIMTSNVGSSVIEKGGRRIGFDLDYDEKDSSYNRIKSLVTEELKQYFRPEFLNRLDEMIVFRQLTKLEVKEIADIMLKEVFDRLKSKEIELQVTERFRERVVEEGYNPSYGARPLRRAIMRLLEDSMAEKMLAREIKEGDSVIVDVDSDGNVTVLNGSSGTSESLTDPIPVV, from the exons ATGGCTAAAGTTCTGGCGCAGTCGACTATTGTTCCTTCTCTAGTTACGAGTCGAAGTCATGGTCGATCCACTGGGAAATCGAAAAGGTCTGTCAAAATGATGTCTAGTTTACGAACACCTGGATTGAGGATAAATAGTTTCTCTGGGTTGCGGGGCTCAGCTTCTTTGGATAATATGGTTAGAGTTGACCAAGATTTCCATTCCAAGGTTGCGATTTCAATCTCGTCTCAACGTGGAAGGGGAAGTAGGTGTGTGCCTAAAGCCATGTTTGAACGCTTTACTGAAAAAGCAATTAAAGTAATCATGCTTGCTCAAGAGGAAGCTAGGCGACTTGGCCATAACTTTGTCGGTACAGAGCAAATTTTGTTGGGTCTTATTGGTGAAGGTACTGGCATTGCTGCAAAAGTTCTTAAATCCATGGGAATCAATCTTAAAGATGCGCGAGTTGAAGTGGAGAAGATAATTGGAAGGGGAAGTGGTTTTGTTGCTGTGGAAATTCCATTTACACCTCGTGCTAAACGTGTTTTGGAACTCTCGTTAGAAGAAGCTCGCCAACTTG GCCATAATTACATTGGATCAGAGCATCTGCTTCTGGGGTTGCTTCGTGAAGGTGAAGGTGTAGCAGCACGTGTTCTTGAGAATTTGGGTGCTGACCCAAGCAATATCCGCACACAG GTTATTCGTATGGTTGGTGAGGGCAACGAAGTTAGTGTGGTTACCGGTGGATCAACTGGTAACACAAAGATGCCAACACTTGAGGAATATGGAACCAATTTGACTAAGTTAGCTGAAGAG ggtAAATTGGATCCTGTTGTTGGAAGGCAAGATCAAATCGAACGAGTTGTCCAAATATTGGGTAGACGAACCAAAAACAACCCGTGTCTTATTGGAGAACCTGGTGTTGGAAAAACTGCTATTGCAGAAGGCCTTGCCCAGCGAATTGCTACTGGTGATGTTCCTGATACTATTGAGGGCAAGAAG GTTATAACTCTTGATATGGGTCTTCTTGTTGCCGGAACAAAATATCGTGGTGAGTTTGAGGAGAGGTTGAAGAAGCTAATGGAGGAAATCAAGCAAAGTGATGAGATAATATTGTTTATTGATGAGGTGCACACTTTGATTGGAGCTGGAGCAGCTGAAGGTGCGATTGATGCTGCCAATATCTTGAAGCCTGCTCTTGCAAGAGGTGAATTGCAG TGTATTGGAGCTACCACACTTGATGAATACCGAAAGCATATTGAGAAAGACCCAGCTTTGGAAAGGCGTTTCCAGCCAGTTAAAGTGCCCGAACCATCTGTTGATGAAACTATACAGATTTTGAAAGGTTTACGAGAGCGTTACGAGATTCACCACAAGCTTCGTTACACAGATGAGGCCTTAATCTCTGCCGCACAGCTTTCATACCAGTACATCAG TGATCGTTTTCTGCCTGATAAAGCAATTGACTTGATTGATGAAGCTGGATCTCGTGTTCGCCTTCGTCATGCACAG CTCCCTGAGGAAGCTAGAGAGCTTGAGAAAGAGCTCCGGCAGATCACAAAGTCGAAGAACGAAGCAGTTCGCAGCCAGGACTTTGAGAAG GCTGGGGAATTACGTGATCGGGAAATTGAACTCAGGGCTCAGATCACTGCAATCCAAGAGAAAGACAAGGAGATGAATAAGGCAGAGGCGGAGGCAGGGGATGGAGGGCCTGTAGTGACTGAAGTCGACATTCAGCATATAGTCTCTTCATGGACTGGTATTCCTGTCGAGAAAGTATCAACTGATGAATCTGATCGCCTACTTAAAATGGAAGAGACCCTTCATAAGCGAGTCATTGGTCAGGATGAAGCTGTCAAAGCCATTAGCCGTGCTATTCGACGTGCTCGTGTTGGTCTCAAGAACCCCAACCGGCCAATTGCCAGCTTTATCTTCTCTGGACCAACTGGTGTGGGAAAATCGGAACTAGCAAAGGCACTAGCTGCTTACTACTTTGGCTCTGAAGAAGCCATGATCCGACTTGATATGAGTGAGTTCATGGAAAGGCACACAGTGTCCAAGCTGATCGGTTCACCCCCTGGGTATGTTGGGTACACTGAGGGTGGTCAGCTAACTGAGGCTGTTAGGAGGCGACCATACACCGTAGTACTTTTCGATGAGATTGAGAAAGCCCATCCTGATGTTTTCAACATGATGCTTCAGATCCTCGAGGACGGAAGGCTTACAGATAGTAAAGGAAGAACTGTCGATTTCAAGAATACACTCCTGATAATGACATCAAACGTCGGAAGCAGTGTGATCGAAAAGGGTGGACGGCGAATTGGATTTGATCTCGATTATGATGAGAAAGACAGTAGTTACAATAGAATAAAGAGCCTGGTGACAGAAGAACTGAAGCAATATTTCAGGCCGGAATTTTTGAACAGATTGGACGAGATGATTGTTTTCAGGCAACTCACCAAGTTAGAAGTGAAGGAAATTGCCGATATAATGCTCAAAGAAGTGTTTGACAGGCTTAAAAGCAAAGAAATTGAGCTCCAAGTGACCGAAAGGTTTAGAGAAAGGGTGGTGGAAGAAGGGTACAACCCAAGTTACGGAGCAAGGCCTTTAAGAAGAGCCATAATGAGACTTCTGGAAGACAGCATGGCTGAGAAGATGCTTGCAAGGGAAATCAAGGAAGGTGATTCAGTAATTGTAGATGTTGACTCTGATGGAAATGTCACGGTTCTCAATGGTAGCAGTGGCACTTCCGAGTCATTGACCGATCCGATTCCAGTTGTGTAA